One window from the genome of Deltaproteobacteria bacterium encodes:
- a CDS encoding transposase, producing the protein MKRVAEALGVSRSNLAEKKQRKPRGPHAKPGDAELLLRIRAIVDARGSYGYRRVTALLNREGKPPVNFKRVYRVSVAVPSTGEAAKKAPHVLAT; encoded by the coding sequence GTGAAGCGCGTGGCTGAAGCGCTGGGCGTGTCGCGGTCGAATCTCGCGGAGAAGAAGCAGCGCAAGCCTCGCGGGCCGCACGCGAAGCCTGGTGACGCGGAGCTGCTTCTGCGCATTCGGGCCATCGTCGATGCGCGCGGGAGCTACGGCTATCGCCGCGTGACGGCGCTGCTCAACCGCGAAGGCAAGCCGCCTGTGAACTTCAAGCGCGTGTACCGCGTGAGCGTCGCCGTCCCCAGCACAGGAGAAGCCGCGAAGAAAGCGCCCCACGTCTTGGCGACTTGA
- a CDS encoding SYNERG-CTERM sorting domain-containing protein → MTLNRITTLRSAVLAILLTSCGQATNLPHLNSQARDRQGIVYGTTDTTHTAVVALLLSTTNNVNNLDAACSGTVVRVSGGLGYVLTAAHCCGGETGSPDTRPFYVVEGNDYNSSSSQGFAVNASSVQFDPQYTSSGNQNHDFCMLTFPAPSGQPTIALPSGSDGLSVGVNVEYVGYGITETNQNNSVRYHATAPVDQQVTSTYIQYTEGNGVGGPCSGDSGGPALLPAGAAQSSQTVVAVTSYGDQNCQQYGVSVRVTSAMGTNGFITQYLGGSSTSTTTGSTTTGSTTTTGSTGTTGTDPCTTCQTSAQSGACSSQVQACQADQACVTLNNCLVNATTQTAAQQCETTAGQTAVNELNAYASCICNTACTSECATQCGGGTSTTGTTTGTSAGTTTGTTGSGGECSVCTSDSQCGTGGACAAESQGASSGYCALACNSGNTCSDPNSTCVNLFGNGSMYCYPSSGTCQGGTTTAGTTGTSGTTGSDPCTTCEQSAESGTCSSQTQACLNDQACVTLNNCLSTATTQQAAQACETTAGQTAVNELNAIGTCICGTACTSQCSSQCGGGTSSTGSTTAGTTGSNTTGTTGLTSGNGATTGSNTTGTTTGGATTGQTNGTSATTGLTAGTTAGTTTGTSASGTATNGTGTTGGTSTGSGSGTNGSGNSGGGTSSHLSGSAGSTGSTTGGASSGGCGSAGASDIGFALMALLPLIRRRRNS, encoded by the coding sequence ATGACCCTGAATCGAATCACCACTCTGCGAAGCGCTGTCCTCGCGATCCTCCTCACCTCCTGCGGCCAGGCGACGAACCTCCCGCACCTCAACAGCCAGGCGCGCGATCGCCAGGGCATCGTGTACGGCACCACCGACACCACGCACACCGCCGTGGTGGCGCTGTTGCTCTCCACAACCAACAACGTCAACAACCTGGACGCAGCCTGTTCAGGCACGGTGGTCCGGGTCTCGGGCGGCTTGGGTTACGTGCTCACCGCGGCGCACTGCTGCGGTGGTGAGACGGGGAGCCCGGACACGCGGCCGTTCTACGTGGTCGAGGGCAACGACTACAACTCGAGCTCCTCGCAGGGCTTCGCGGTCAACGCGAGCTCGGTGCAGTTCGACCCGCAGTACACGAGCTCCGGCAACCAGAACCACGACTTCTGCATGCTCACCTTTCCGGCGCCCTCAGGCCAGCCGACGATCGCCCTGCCCTCGGGCAGCGACGGCCTCTCGGTGGGCGTGAACGTGGAGTACGTTGGCTACGGCATCACCGAGACCAACCAGAACAACAGCGTGCGCTACCACGCCACGGCGCCCGTCGATCAGCAGGTGACCTCGACGTACATCCAGTACACCGAAGGCAATGGCGTGGGCGGCCCGTGCTCGGGTGACTCCGGCGGCCCGGCGCTTCTGCCAGCTGGTGCGGCGCAGAGCTCGCAGACGGTGGTCGCCGTCACCTCCTACGGCGACCAGAACTGCCAGCAGTACGGCGTCTCGGTGCGCGTGACCTCGGCCATGGGCACCAACGGCTTCATCACCCAGTACCTGGGCGGCAGCAGCACCTCGACCACCACCGGCTCCACCACCACGGGCTCCACCACCACGACCGGCAGCACGGGCACCACGGGCACCGATCCGTGCACGACTTGCCAGACGTCGGCGCAGAGCGGCGCCTGCTCGAGCCAGGTCCAGGCGTGTCAGGCCGACCAGGCCTGCGTCACCCTGAACAACTGCCTCGTCAACGCCACGACTCAGACCGCCGCCCAGCAATGCGAGACCACCGCGGGCCAGACGGCGGTCAACGAGCTCAACGCCTACGCGAGCTGCATCTGCAACACCGCGTGCACGTCGGAGTGCGCCACCCAGTGCGGCGGCGGCACGTCCACCACGGGCACCACGACGGGCACCAGCGCCGGTACCACCACCGGCACCACGGGCAGCGGCGGGGAGTGCTCGGTCTGCACGAGCGACAGCCAGTGCGGCACCGGCGGCGCGTGCGCGGCGGAGAGCCAGGGCGCCAGCTCGGGCTACTGCGCGTTGGCGTGCAACTCGGGCAACACCTGCAGCGATCCGAACTCGACCTGCGTGAACCTTTTCGGCAACGGCTCGATGTACTGCTACCCGAGCTCCGGAACCTGCCAGGGCGGCACCACGACCGCTGGCACCACGGGCACGAGCGGCACCACTGGCTCTGATCCGTGCACCACCTGTGAGCAGTCGGCGGAGAGCGGCACCTGCTCGAGCCAGACCCAGGCCTGCTTGAACGACCAGGCGTGCGTCACCCTCAACAACTGCCTCTCGACGGCAACCACGCAGCAGGCGGCGCAGGCGTGCGAGACCACGGCGGGCCAGACCGCGGTGAACGAGCTCAACGCGATCGGCACCTGCATCTGCGGCACCGCGTGCACCTCGCAGTGCTCCTCGCAGTGCGGCGGCGGCACGTCGAGCACGGGCAGCACCACGGCCGGCACCACGGGCTCCAACACCACCGGCACCACGGGCCTCACCAGCGGCAACGGCGCGACCACGGGCTCCAACACCACCGGCACCACCACCGGCGGCGCCACCACCGGCCAGACCAACGGCACGAGCGCCACCACCGGCCTCACTGCGGGCACGACCGCTGGCACCACCACCGGCACGTCGGCCAGTGGCACCGCGACGAACGGCACGGGCACCACCGGCGGCACCAGTACCGGCTCGGGCTCGGGCACCAACGGCTCGGGCAACAGCGGCGGCGGCACCAGCTCGCACCTCTCGGGCTCGGCCGGTTCGACGGGCAGCACCACCGGCGGTGCGTCGAGCGGCGGCTGCGGCAGCGCGGGCGCCAGCGACATCGGCTTTGCGCTGATGGCGCTGCTGCCCCTCATCCGCCGCCGTCGCAACAGCTAG
- a CDS encoding cytochrome ubiquinol oxidase subunit I, with protein MTDPLFWHRVQFGFTVTYHYLFPQLTMGLAPLIVYFQAMALRRNDDRYRRAARFWARIFAVNFAVGVVTGIPMEFQFGTNWARFSAFSGGVIGQTLAMEGMFAFFLESSVLGLFLYGEERLGPKLHLASAVLLALGAWLSGYFIIATNAFMQHPVGHVVGPDGTLQLGSFWAFVLNPWAFWQYAHNMSAAMITGSFVVAAVGALYALQGLHPEQAALYLRTGVVVGLAFSVLQLFPTGDRHGKMVAQLQPTALAAMEGAFHGGPHVGLAIIGQPDVEHDRLENAIEVPGILSFLAYGTFGQDIRGLEEFPRDQWPDNIEVLYYAYHVMAGLGTLFIALMAWATFKLWRGTLLASRATLWMLLLAVPFPYIATTAGWTTAELGRQPWLVYGILRTVAGTSPRVSAGDTVFTLLGFCGLYLVLGLLFLFLVARELSRGPGAPVAEQEPRAALGEAR; from the coding sequence ATGACGGACCCGCTGTTCTGGCACCGGGTGCAGTTCGGCTTCACGGTCACCTACCACTACCTGTTTCCCCAGCTCACCATGGGGCTGGCGCCGCTCATCGTCTACTTCCAGGCGATGGCCCTGCGCCGCAACGATGACCGCTACCGCCGCGCCGCCCGGTTCTGGGCGCGCATCTTCGCGGTGAACTTCGCGGTGGGCGTGGTCACCGGCATCCCCATGGAGTTCCAGTTCGGCACCAACTGGGCGCGCTTCAGCGCGTTCTCGGGCGGCGTCATCGGCCAGACGCTGGCCATGGAGGGCATGTTCGCCTTCTTCCTGGAGTCGAGCGTGCTCGGGCTCTTCCTCTACGGAGAAGAGCGGCTGGGACCGAAGCTGCACCTCGCGAGCGCGGTCTTGCTGGCGCTGGGGGCGTGGCTCTCCGGCTACTTCATCATCGCCACCAACGCCTTCATGCAGCACCCCGTGGGCCACGTGGTCGGCCCCGACGGCACGCTCCAGCTCGGCAGCTTCTGGGCCTTCGTGCTCAACCCCTGGGCGTTCTGGCAGTACGCGCACAACATGAGCGCGGCGATGATCACCGGCAGCTTCGTGGTCGCGGCGGTGGGCGCGCTCTATGCGCTCCAGGGCCTCCACCCGGAGCAGGCGGCGCTCTACCTGCGCACCGGCGTGGTGGTGGGGTTGGCCTTCAGCGTGCTCCAGCTCTTCCCCACCGGCGATCGCCACGGAAAGATGGTGGCCCAGCTGCAGCCCACCGCGCTCGCGGCCATGGAGGGCGCCTTCCACGGCGGGCCGCACGTGGGGCTGGCGATCATCGGCCAGCCCGACGTGGAGCATGATCGGCTGGAGAACGCCATCGAGGTGCCGGGGATCCTCAGCTTCCTCGCCTACGGCACGTTCGGCCAGGACATCCGCGGGCTGGAGGAGTTTCCCCGCGACCAGTGGCCCGACAACATCGAGGTGCTCTACTACGCGTACCACGTGATGGCCGGCCTGGGGACGCTCTTCATCGCCCTCATGGCCTGGGCCACCTTCAAGCTCTGGCGCGGCACCCTGCTCGCCTCGCGCGCGACGCTGTGGATGCTCCTGCTCGCCGTGCCCTTCCCGTACATCGCCACCACCGCGGGCTGGACCACCGCCGAGCTCGGCCGGCAGCCGTGGCTGGTCTACGGCATCCTGCGCACGGTGGCCGGGACCTCGCCGCGCGTGTCCGCCGGGGACACGGTCTTCACCCTGCTCGGCTTCTGCGGGCTCTACCTGGTGCTGGGCCTGCTCTTCCTCTTCCTCGTGGCGCGCGAGCTCTCCCGCGGACCGGGCGCGCCGGTGGCCGAGCAGGAGCCGCGGGCCGCGCTGGGGGAGGCCCGCTGA
- the cydB gene encoding cytochrome d ubiquinol oxidase subunit II, translating to MGTLWYGIVASMIGVYVVLDGFDLGAGVLHRFIAQTESERRQVLAAFGPYWDGNEVWLLAAGGTLFFAFPRAYAVGFSGFYLPLMLVLWLLVLRGVSIEFRSHHESALWTLFWDSTLSLSSGLLAVVFGAALGNIIRGVPIDASGYFSMGFFELHGPGVLDGYTVLVGAFTLVLLTTHGALFLSWKTEGPVQTRARKVARVAGGLALALLVVATVASHLVQPALFAVMGSRPLACVLAGVAALGIAAAVVGIVRGRDLLAFLGSSATIVGILAATAALRYPILLPSTIDPSQSIAVHNAAAGEAGLAAGLWWWPIGLVLACAYFTFLFHRFRGKARGGH from the coding sequence ATGGGCACGCTCTGGTACGGCATCGTCGCGTCGATGATCGGCGTGTACGTGGTGCTCGACGGCTTCGACCTCGGCGCGGGCGTGCTCCACCGCTTCATCGCCCAGACTGAGTCCGAGCGCCGCCAGGTGCTCGCTGCGTTCGGCCCCTATTGGGATGGAAACGAGGTGTGGCTCCTCGCCGCGGGCGGCACGCTCTTCTTTGCCTTCCCTCGCGCGTATGCGGTGGGCTTCTCCGGCTTCTACCTGCCGCTGATGCTGGTGCTCTGGCTGCTGGTGCTGCGCGGCGTCTCCATCGAGTTCCGCAGCCACCACGAGAGCGCGCTCTGGACCCTCTTCTGGGACTCCACGCTCAGCCTCTCGAGCGGGCTGCTGGCGGTGGTGTTCGGCGCCGCGCTGGGCAACATCATCCGCGGCGTGCCCATCGACGCCAGCGGCTACTTCTCGATGGGGTTCTTCGAGCTTCACGGCCCCGGCGTGCTCGACGGCTACACGGTGTTGGTGGGCGCGTTCACCCTGGTGCTGCTCACCACGCACGGCGCGCTCTTCCTGAGCTGGAAGACCGAGGGCCCGGTGCAGACGCGCGCGCGCAAGGTGGCCCGCGTGGCTGGCGGGCTCGCCTTGGCGCTGCTGGTGGTGGCGACGGTAGCCAGCCACCTCGTTCAGCCCGCGCTGTTCGCGGTGATGGGCAGCCGGCCCCTGGCCTGCGTGCTCGCGGGCGTCGCGGCCCTGGGCATCGCCGCGGCCGTGGTGGGCATCGTGCGCGGCCGCGACCTGCTCGCCTTCCTGGGCTCGAGCGCAACCATCGTGGGGATCCTCGCCGCCACCGCGGCGCTGCGCTACCCCATCCTGCTGCCCTCGACGATCGATCCGAGCCAGAGCATCGCCGTGCACAACGCCGCCGCCGGCGAGGCGGGGCTCGCGGCGGGGCTCTGGTGGTGGCCCATCGGCCTGGTGCTCGCCTGCGCGTACTTCACCTTTCTGTTTCATCGCTTCCGCGGCAAGGCGCGCGGAGGCCACTGA
- a CDS encoding cytochrome c — MSRALVAALCGAIVFGVGVARSAAPAADPLSPLARKLIHQGMDEHVHATSELFQAVLRLQYDKAAAAADELVAQPTWARPEKAGLDSVNSRIPQPFFDLQAAMQQNARNVSAAAQKRAPQALGDAFGKLTSSCLACHASYLPPQK; from the coding sequence GTGAGTCGCGCTCTCGTCGCCGCACTCTGCGGCGCGATCGTGTTCGGGGTCGGCGTCGCCCGCTCGGCGGCGCCGGCCGCGGATCCCCTCTCGCCCCTGGCGCGCAAGCTGATCCACCAGGGCATGGACGAGCACGTCCACGCCACCAGCGAGCTCTTCCAGGCGGTGCTCCGGCTGCAGTACGACAAGGCCGCCGCCGCCGCCGACGAGCTCGTCGCGCAGCCGACCTGGGCGCGCCCCGAGAAGGCTGGCCTGGACTCGGTGAACAGCCGCATCCCGCAGCCGTTCTTCGATCTGCAGGCGGCGATGCAGCAGAACGCGCGCAACGTCTCGGCCGCGGCCCAGAAGCGCGCCCCGCAAGCCCTCGGCGACGCCTTCGGCAAGCTCACCTCGAGCTGCCTGGCCTGCCACGCGAGCTACCTGCCGCCGCAGAAGTGA
- a CDS encoding universal stress protein, which translates to MISKIVVGVDGSDGAMQAARMAVEIATKFEAKVLLQYVIPPVTLAPELNGAEVGIDESNRRAAEAVVAELKKALQKPALAIDTAVAFGPVAETLADTAAAQNANLLVVGSRGRGVVARVLLGSVADRLGHICNRPLLIVHGAKAP; encoded by the coding sequence GTGATTTCCAAGATCGTGGTCGGCGTCGATGGTTCGGATGGCGCGATGCAGGCGGCGCGGATGGCCGTGGAGATCGCCACCAAGTTCGAAGCGAAGGTCCTTCTCCAGTACGTCATTCCGCCCGTGACCCTGGCGCCCGAGCTGAACGGCGCGGAAGTCGGCATTGACGAGAGCAACCGGCGCGCGGCCGAAGCAGTGGTGGCCGAGCTGAAGAAGGCGCTGCAGAAGCCCGCACTCGCGATCGACACCGCCGTCGCCTTCGGCCCTGTGGCCGAGACGCTCGCCGACACCGCCGCCGCGCAGAACGCGAACCTGCTCGTGGTGGGCAGCCGCGGGCGAGGCGTCGTGGCCCGCGTGCTCCTCGGCAGCGTCGCCGATCGGCTGGGCCACATCTGCAACCGTCCGCTGCTCATCGTCCACGGCGCGAAGGCGCCCTAG
- a CDS encoding TraR/DksA family transcriptional regulator, with the protein MTQHEALAHEAFKKLIARRRALLRLVPELAQQEQAERESAPNDWIDRAVSVETETLLKKLADTERKELTEIDAALERIANHQFGVCEGCGRSIPKRRLEALPEARTCVACGEERERVAG; encoded by the coding sequence ATGACCCAGCACGAAGCCCTCGCCCACGAAGCCTTCAAGAAGCTCATCGCCCGCCGCCGCGCGCTTTTGCGTCTGGTGCCCGAGCTCGCGCAACAGGAACAGGCCGAGCGCGAGTCCGCGCCGAACGATTGGATCGACCGCGCGGTGTCCGTGGAGACCGAAACCCTCCTGAAGAAGCTGGCCGACACCGAGCGCAAGGAGCTCACCGAGATCGACGCGGCGCTGGAGCGCATCGCCAACCACCAGTTCGGGGTCTGCGAGGGCTGCGGTCGCAGCATTCCCAAGCGGCGCCTGGAGGCCTTGCCCGAGGCGCGCACCTGCGTGGCCTGCGGCGAGGAGCGCGAGCGCGTCGCGGGCTGA
- a CDS encoding sigma-70 family RNA polymerase sigma factor gives MTTTTPKSLRMESRRAESAALDRLFAQAGRAPALEHEEQLDLARLHRHGDAAAGQALVVANLRLVVSLVNRLGARMPGHKLDLVQEGTEGLLRALRHFDPDRGVAFSTYAGWWIRAHIFRYLLLNWRLVRVGTTREHRQIFFNLAREKQRLENRGEVADAPRLARALGTTPELVEDLGRHLAQSEASEEVALALSADAEAQPDAILEHREIHDALEKLLGEFEAELPARERKVVGLRWRGEEPTTLRACGKKLGVSGERVRQLEAGLLQRFTRRARAKLAPALLSA, from the coding sequence ATGACCACGACCACGCCCAAGAGCCTCCGAATGGAGAGCCGCCGCGCCGAGAGCGCCGCGCTCGATCGCCTCTTTGCCCAGGCCGGCCGCGCGCCCGCGCTCGAGCACGAGGAACAGCTCGACCTCGCCCGGCTCCATCGCCACGGCGACGCCGCTGCAGGCCAGGCGCTCGTGGTCGCGAATCTCCGCCTAGTGGTGAGCCTGGTGAACCGCCTGGGCGCGCGCATGCCCGGGCACAAGCTCGACCTGGTGCAAGAGGGCACCGAGGGCCTGCTCCGCGCGCTGCGCCACTTCGATCCCGATCGCGGCGTGGCCTTCAGCACCTACGCCGGCTGGTGGATCCGCGCGCACATCTTCCGCTACCTGCTCCTCAACTGGCGCCTGGTGCGCGTGGGAACGACGCGCGAGCACCGGCAGATCTTCTTCAACCTCGCGCGCGAGAAGCAGCGCCTCGAGAACCGCGGCGAAGTCGCCGACGCGCCCCGGCTCGCGCGCGCGCTGGGCACCACGCCCGAGCTGGTCGAGGACCTGGGGCGGCACCTCGCCCAGTCGGAGGCCAGTGAGGAGGTCGCCCTGGCGCTCTCCGCCGACGCGGAGGCGCAGCCCGACGCAATCCTGGAGCACCGCGAGATCCACGACGCGCTCGAGAAGCTCCTGGGAGAGTTCGAGGCAGAGCTGCCCGCGCGCGAGCGCAAGGTCGTCGGTCTGCGCTGGCGCGGCGAGGAGCCGACCACGTTGCGCGCCTGCGGAAAGAAGCTGGGCGTGAGCGGCGAGCGGGTGCGCCAGCTCGAGGCCGGCTTGCTGCAGCGCTTCACCCGGCGTGCGCGCGCCAAGCTCGCGCCCGCGCTCCTGTCCGCATGA
- a CDS encoding CBS domain-containing protein — MLTCEEVMKKPLVTVTEKDDLGLAVALLQHHGFRHLPVLRERRLVGLLTQTDLWRAKHDLGAASITPVCDAMVTTVKTVRRRTPVRHAARLMMANHVSCLPVVEEDGTLVGLLTASDLVELAAELAEELDREDIEICRG; from the coding sequence ATGCTCACCTGCGAAGAGGTGATGAAGAAGCCGCTGGTCACCGTCACCGAGAAGGACGACCTCGGCCTGGCCGTCGCGCTCCTGCAACACCACGGCTTTCGCCACCTGCCCGTGCTCCGCGAGCGCCGCCTGGTGGGGCTGCTCACCCAGACCGACCTCTGGCGCGCGAAGCACGACCTGGGCGCTGCGTCCATCACGCCGGTCTGCGACGCCATGGTCACGACCGTGAAGACCGTGCGCCGCCGCACGCCGGTGCGCCACGCAGCGCGGCTGATGATGGCCAACCACGTCTCCTGCCTGCCGGTGGTCGAGGAGGACGGCACCCTGGTGGGCCTGCTCACGGCGTCCGACCTGGTGGAGCTCGCCGCCGAGCTGGCCGAAGAGCTCGACCGCGAAGACATCGAGATCTGCCGCGGCTGA
- a CDS encoding HAD hydrolase family protein translates to MGFSFHAVATDYDGTLTQGGRPTDAVLAALARTRAAGRRVVLVTGRILAELQRDFPDVEQHFDALVLENGAVVRSALGHRRVVLGVSEALDAALRDAGIAFRRGEAILATQADAAGIALGAIAKLGLDAQLVRNRSELMITPSGVSKGTGVREALGDLGVSVHCAVAVGDAENDHALLDACELGVAVGNAVDALKARADVVLAKPAGEGVMELLEGPILSGASTLRPRRWQVELGLGLDGAPVHIPGSGANLLVAGESGCGKSYMAGLITERLIGLGYSACVIDPEGDYEALGHLRGVMVVGGDSPLPTPGQLPAALRHRFGSLVVDLSHLPPESRAGYVNDALAELQRLREATGSPHWIVVDEAHVPFGEGAPTDPDLDLDEKGLCLVTYLPERLKPHVLSEMDLFLFPLPKSGRARPGLLAPAGVDVAPLVTPGRSAVLVDGRGSPPRTFHIAARHSVHVRHWHKYMHAQLPVHLHFLFRAPDNAVLCAAGNVSELHHDLLGVPGASVAHHAAQGDFSRWAAGSLQDRDLADALAKAERSLGQGTEAVRHGLLEAIERRYLEAGPAAAPRPMAR, encoded by the coding sequence ATGGGCTTCTCGTTCCACGCGGTCGCGACCGACTACGACGGCACCCTCACCCAGGGCGGCCGGCCGACCGACGCGGTGCTCGCCGCGCTCGCGCGCACGCGCGCCGCAGGGCGCCGGGTGGTCCTGGTGACCGGGCGCATCCTCGCCGAGCTGCAGCGCGACTTTCCCGACGTGGAGCAGCACTTCGACGCGCTCGTGCTCGAGAACGGCGCGGTGGTGAGGAGCGCGCTCGGGCATCGGCGCGTGGTTCTCGGCGTGTCCGAGGCGCTCGACGCGGCGCTGCGCGACGCCGGCATCGCCTTTCGACGCGGCGAGGCCATCCTCGCGACCCAGGCCGACGCGGCCGGCATCGCGCTGGGGGCCATCGCCAAGCTGGGGCTCGATGCGCAGCTCGTTCGAAATCGAAGCGAGCTGATGATCACGCCCTCGGGCGTCTCCAAGGGCACCGGGGTGCGCGAGGCCCTGGGGGATCTCGGCGTCTCCGTGCACTGCGCGGTGGCCGTGGGCGACGCCGAGAACGACCACGCGCTCCTCGACGCCTGCGAGCTCGGCGTGGCCGTGGGCAACGCCGTGGACGCGCTCAAGGCTCGCGCCGACGTGGTGCTCGCCAAGCCCGCGGGCGAAGGGGTGATGGAGCTGCTCGAGGGGCCGATCTTGTCCGGCGCGTCGACGCTGAGGCCGCGGCGCTGGCAGGTGGAGCTCGGCCTGGGCCTCGACGGCGCACCGGTGCACATCCCCGGCTCGGGCGCGAACCTGCTCGTGGCCGGCGAGAGCGGCTGCGGCAAGAGCTACATGGCCGGGCTCATCACCGAGCGGCTCATCGGGCTGGGCTACTCGGCGTGCGTGATCGACCCCGAGGGCGACTACGAGGCGCTCGGTCATCTGCGCGGCGTGATGGTCGTCGGCGGCGACTCACCCCTGCCGACCCCCGGCCAGCTCCCGGCCGCGCTCCGGCATCGGTTCGGCTCGCTGGTGGTCGACCTGTCGCACCTGCCGCCGGAGTCGCGCGCGGGCTACGTGAACGATGCGCTCGCCGAGCTCCAGCGGCTGCGCGAGGCCACCGGCTCGCCGCACTGGATCGTGGTCGACGAGGCGCACGTGCCCTTCGGCGAGGGCGCGCCCACGGACCCCGACCTCGATCTCGATGAGAAGGGCCTGTGCCTCGTCACCTACCTGCCCGAGCGGCTCAAGCCGCACGTGCTCTCGGAGATGGATCTCTTCCTCTTCCCGCTGCCCAAGTCGGGGCGCGCGCGGCCGGGGCTGCTCGCGCCCGCGGGCGTGGACGTGGCGCCGCTGGTGACGCCGGGCCGCTCGGCGGTCCTGGTCGATGGGCGGGGAAGCCCACCGCGCACCTTCCACATCGCCGCGCGGCACAGCGTGCACGTGCGCCACTGGCACAAGTACATGCACGCGCAGCTCCCGGTGCACCTGCACTTCCTCTTCCGCGCGCCCGACAATGCCGTGCTCTGCGCCGCGGGAAACGTGAGCGAGCTCCACCACGACCTGCTCGGTGTGCCGGGCGCGTCGGTGGCCCACCACGCGGCGCAGGGCGACTTCTCGCGCTGGGCCGCGGGCTCGCTGCAGGATCGCGATCTCGCGGACGCGCTCGCGAAGGCCGAGCGCTCGCTCGGTCAGGGCACCGAGGCGGTGCGGCACGGGCTGCTCGAGGCCATCGAGCGGCGCTACCTCGAGGCCGGGCCGGCCGCCGCGCCCCGACCGATGGCGCGCTGA
- a CDS encoding GGDEF domain-containing protein, protein MRRSLVYLLVGMAVALGSPLGWLLLSGDVAHPVQALSAQPGLYLYLAMGTALAFAVFGLVLGRLSDRLAAQNDKLDALSRTDALTQLPNVRAFREALVRESTRTTRTGEPLSLVMVDLDHFKRVNDTHGHAVGDLVLAHAAKQLAGAVRAIDVVARVGGEEFAILCPGADATEAASVAERARALLEKTPVSVASGLVPVTASFGVATLHRSPDALMPAADAALYEAKRSGRNRVAIEQPS, encoded by the coding sequence ATGCGCCGCTCGCTCGTGTATCTCCTCGTCGGAATGGCGGTTGCGCTGGGTTCGCCCCTGGGCTGGCTGCTCCTGTCGGGAGATGTCGCCCACCCGGTCCAGGCGCTCTCGGCGCAACCCGGGCTCTACCTCTACCTGGCCATGGGGACCGCGCTGGCGTTTGCGGTCTTCGGGCTCGTGTTGGGGCGGCTGTCGGATCGACTGGCGGCGCAGAACGACAAGCTCGACGCGCTCAGCCGCACCGATGCGCTCACCCAGCTTCCGAACGTGCGCGCGTTCCGCGAGGCGTTGGTCCGCGAGTCGACGCGCACCACGCGAACCGGCGAGCCGCTCTCGCTGGTGATGGTGGACCTCGATCACTTCAAGCGCGTGAACGACACGCATGGCCACGCGGTGGGCGACCTGGTGCTCGCGCACGCGGCCAAGCAGCTCGCTGGTGCGGTGCGCGCCATCGACGTCGTGGCCCGGGTGGGCGGCGAGGAGTTCGCCATCCTCTGCCCGGGCGCGGACGCGACGGAGGCTGCCAGCGTCGCCGAACGAGCGCGCGCGCTGCTGGAGAAGACGCCGGTGTCGGTGGCCTCGGGCCTCGTCCCGGTGACCGCGTCGTTCGGCGTGGCCACGCTGCACCGCTCGCCGGATGCGCTCATGCCCGCCGCCGACGCTGCGCTCTACGAGGCCAAGCGCAGCGGCCGGAACCGGGTGGCCATCGAGCAGCCGTCTTAA